The DNA window CGCGTCGTCGCGCGCGTCGATCGCTCCTGGCCTGCCGCTGTGCGACGGCTTCCGCCGGCTCCGTGGATCGCCGTCGTAGCGACCGAAGAAGGCAGCTGGGCGGCGCGGCTTCTGGCCGCAACCGCCGAGGTTTCCGCCCCCGAAGCGCAGTAATGCACTGTGTATAATGAGTGCGATGAGCAAATCGGTTGGTGAATTGCACGCTACCGAGCGTCTCGTGACCAACGAACGCGTACGCGTCCCCAAGACCGCCGAGCTCGTCGCGTCCGAGCTCCGCCGGCGGATCGTTCGCGGTGAGCTCAAGGAAGGCGATGCGCTCCCGCCCGAGACCGCCCTGATGGAGCAGTTCGGGATATCCAGACCGACCCTTCGCGAAGCGTTCCGCGTCCTCGAGGCCGAGTCACTGATCACGATCCGTCGTGGCTCCCGCGGCGGCGCGCGCATCCGCATCCCCAGGGAAGAGGTCGCCGCGCAGTACGCCGGGCTCCTCCTGCAGTTGCGCGGCGCAACGCTCGGCGACGTGTTCCAAGCGCGTCTGGTCGTCGAGCCCCCCGCAGCGGCGTTGCTGTCCAACCAGAAGTCCAAGCGTGCGCTGGCGGCGATCCGCAAGGCGCTCGACGAAGAGGCGGCGGCGATGGACGACCCCGTGG is part of the Actinomycetota bacterium genome and encodes:
- a CDS encoding GntR family transcriptional regulator — its product is MSKSVGELHATERLVTNERVRVPKTAELVASELRRRIVRGELKEGDALPPETALMEQFGISRPTLREAFRVLEAESLITIRRGSRGGARIRIPREEVAAQYAGLLLQLRGATLGDVFQARLVVEPPAAALLSNQKSKRALAAIRKALDEEAAAMDDPVAFGHAAARFHEQVVELAGNYTLAIFAAMIADIIDRHTTQLLRDAATTPTQPEQVRRAHRSHEKLVQLIEKGNAAQAEAHWRSHMESLGQWFIDGDGAKKLVEFYT